A single genomic interval of Hoplias malabaricus isolate fHopMal1 chromosome 7, fHopMal1.hap1, whole genome shotgun sequence harbors:
- the hif1ab gene encoding hypoxia inducible factor 1 subunit alpha b translates to MDTGVVTEKKRVSSERRKEKSRDAARCRRGKESEVFYELARQLPLPHNVSSHLDKASIMRLTISYLRMRKLLSSDEAEDESELESQLNGFYLKALEGFLMVLSEDGDMVYLSENVCKCMGLTQFDLTGHSIYDFAHPCDHEEMREMLVHRTGSKKTKEQITERSFFLRMKCTLTSRGRTVNIKSATWKVLHCTGHVRVQEQSEGSGDNGFREPPITYLVLICEPIPHPSNIEVPLDSKTFLSRHTLDMKFSYCDERITELMGHEPNDLLNRSVYEYYHALDSDHLTKTHHSLFAKGQATTGQYRMLAKKGGYVWVETQATVIYNPKNSQPQCIVCVNYVLSGIVEGEMVFSIEQTETEPKDIEKEEPEKEKDDTEVDTMKLFKQKLNISADSSESLYDKLKQEPEALTLLAPAAGDTIISLDFNNPDSEMQLLKEVPLYNDVMLPSTSEKLPLPLSPLAPSEPPPALTKLESGGEDFSFSSTPHSSSDTADTPSSPATGSSSSEPNSPVNYCFQVDSVINSEFKLDLVEKLFAIDTEAKTPFNNQDMGDLDLEMLAPYIPMDDDFQLHIPSPLEPLPSGPHAIADMNSLFQPLPTPPSPASSSSSSVKQEPPSHVPSPLHLLQEVRSAPVSPFSGSRSREASPARASTPQGGIPLSSRLSVVDCELSPKALAIQNSQRKRKLEEVTSLSQAVGLGALLQSVDDAIEPGKRAKVLEVKGSSLLGGNKTILILPSDVASRLLCSSFESRGGLPQLTRYDCEVNAPIQDRHPLLQGEELLRALDQVN, encoded by the exons ATGGATACTGGAGTCGTCACTGAAAAGAAAAG GGTGAGCTCGGAGCGCAGAAAGGAGAAGTCTAGGGATGCTGCTCGATGTCGCAGAGGCAAGGAGTCTGAAGTGTTCTATGAACTAGCACGCCAGCTGCCCCTGCCCCACAATGTCAGCTCCCACCTGGACAAAGCCTCAATCATGAGGCTTACCATCAGCTACCTGCGCATGAGGAAACTTCTGAGCTCTG ATGAGGCAGAGGATGAATCTGAACTGGAGAGTCAGCTCAATGGCTTCTACCTTAAAGCTCTGGAGGGCTTCTTGATGGTGCTCTCTGAAGATGGAGACATGGTCTATCTCTCTGaaaatgtctgcaagtgtatgGGCCTCACACAG TTTGACCTGACTGGTCACAGTATTTATGACTTTGCACACCCTTGTGATCATGAGGAAATGAGGGAGATGCTAGTGCATAGAACAGGGTCCAAGAAAACCAAGGAGCAAATCACAGAGCGAAGCTTTTTCTTGCGCATGAAATGCACACTCACTAGTAGAGGGCGTACTGTAAACATtaaatctgccacatggaag GTTCTTCACTGCACAGGGCATGTCCGTGTCCAGGAGCAAAGTGAGGGTTCTGGGGATAATGGCTTCAGAGAGCCCCCCATCACTTACCTGGTGCTCATCTGTGAGCCCATCCCCCACCCTTCAAACATCGAGGTGCCACTGGATAGCAAAACCTTCCTTAGCCGTCACACTCTGGACATGAAGTTCTCATATTGCGATGAGAG AATCACAGAGCTGATGGGCCATGAGCCAAATGACCTGCTGAATAGGTCTGTATATGAGTATTACCATGCCCTGGACTCTGATCACCTCAccaaaacacaccacagtc TGTTCGCCAAGGGCCAGGCTACAACGGGCCAGTATCGAATGCTGGCTAAGAAGGGAGGCTATGTATGGGTTGAGACCCAGGCCACAGTCATTTACAATCCCAAGAACTCTCAGCCGCAGTGCATTGTGTGTGTCAACTATGTGCTCAG TGGCATTGTGGAGGGAGAAATGGTCTTCTCCATAGAGCAAACAGAGACCGAGCCAAAGGATATAGAAAAGGAAGagccagagaaagaaaaagatgaCACTGAGGTTGACACGATGAAGCTCTTCAAGCAGAAGCTGAACATTTCTGCTGATAGTTCGGAGAGCCTATACGACAAACTGAAGCAGGAGCCTGAGGCCCTTACGCTACTAGCTCCTGCTGCAGGAGACACCATCATTTCACTGGACTTTAATAATCCTG ACTCTGAGATGCAGCTACTGAAGGAGGTGCCACTCTACAATGATGTCATGCTGCCCTCCACTAGTGAGAAACTGCCTCTGCCGTTGTCTCCACTGGCTCCAAGTGAGCCACCTCCAGCTCTGACCAAACTTGAGTCCGGAGGAGAGGACTTTTCATTTTCTTCCACCCCCCATAGCAGCTCAGACACTGCGGACACTCCTTCTAGCCCCGCTACTGGATCTAGCTCCTCAGAG CCCAACAGCCCAGTGAATTACTGTTTCCAAGTCGATTCAGTTATTAACTCTGAGTTTAAACTTGATTTGGTTGAAAAGTTGTTTGCCATTGACACAGAGGCGAAGACCCCATTCAACAACCAA GATATGGGTGATCTTGACCTGGAGATGCTTGCTCCGTATATTCCTATGGATGACGATTTTCAGCTTCACATCCCCTCTCCTCTGGAACCACTCCCCTCTGGCCCACATGCTATCGCAGACATGAACTCCCTTTTCCAACCCTTGCCGACCCCACCATCTCCAGCGTCTAGCTCCAGTAGCTCAGTAAAGCAGGAGCCACCTTCTCATGTTCCCTCACCACTCCACTTGCTGCAGGAGGTACGCAGCGCCCCTGTCTCACCCTTCAGTGGCAGCCGCAGTCGAGAGGCTTCCCCGGCCCGTGCCTCTACCCCACAGGGAGGCATCCCACTGTCTAGCAG GTTGTCAGTGGTGGATTGTGAACTCTCTCCAAAGGCTTTGGCCATTCAGAATTCCCAGCGcaagaggaaactggaggaggTTACTTCATTGTCCCAAGCTGTTGGGCTG GGTGCTTTGCTCCAGTCGGTGGATGATGCGATAGAGCCAGGAAAAAGAGCCAAAGTGCTTGAGGTTAAAGGCTCTAGTTTGCTTGGTGGAAACAAGACCATTCTAATACTGCCATCTG ATGTGGCCAGTCGATTGTTGTGCAGTTCATTTGAAAGCCGTGGAGGGTTACCTCAGCTGACACGATATGACTGCGAGGTCAATGCTCCTATTCAGGACCGGCATCCCCTGCTACAGGGGGAGGAGCTACTGCGTGCTCTGGACCAAGTTAACTGA